One Corvus moneduloides isolate bCorMon1 chromosome 21, bCorMon1.pri, whole genome shotgun sequence DNA window includes the following coding sequences:
- the NOXA1 gene encoding NADPH oxidase activator 1 isoform X4 — translation MYEEALSDYHMAFSHLRQNPFIDYKQLGLRHILYAWEVLYSTAAVQCHLQQWQEARVTLEKAVVWRPERRTAILELALERVQDHLFLEPMLVPLGELFRPRKKEVEQLDSKDFLGKPKVISSIIPNDEYIGFEPLRPQKQGFYEPSPDALRDAESGYHRVVSRYRPEEPAGPEVAAGSLVFVLSRGADGWATAIHDGQKLHIPSSLLEPASRMDKWKISTGIPLPPAQVPPSRLHAKQKPDPPGGENASAGDASAHMDSEVPPRRGEASPGADRPAVLRARCECSLVLRAGEPPALPALRALLRDRLAQLAQRGTLSYRLPDGTELGTVSGQEDLGKVWQQLTDGRLTLCCQDSDSHSGRPVLYRMLAQHSYLAQGPGDLEFSKGDVLDILSEVNEDWLEGRCNGKTGIFPKCFATQASCGFL, via the exons AT GTATGAAGAAGCTCTCTCTGACTATCACATGGCCTTCAGTCACCTCAGACAAAATCCCTTCATCGATTACaagcagctggggctgaggcACATCCTCTATGCCTGGGAG GTGCTGtacagcactgcagcagtgcagtgCCACCTGCAGCAGTGGCAAGAGGCCAGAGTCACCCTAGAGAAGGCTGTTGTGTGGAGACCTGAAAGAAGAACAGCAATCCTGGAGCTGGCCCTTGAGCGGGTGCAG GACCACCTGTTTTTAGAGCCCATGCTGGTTCCTCTCGGGGAGCTTTTCAGACCACGAAAGAAGGAAGTTGAGCAGCTGGATTCAAAAGACTTCCTGGGTAAACCCAAG GTGATCTCATCCATCATTCCCAACGATGAGTACATTGGCTTCGAGCCTCTCAGGCCTCAG AAACAGGGCTTTTATGAACCCAGTCCCGATGCTCTGCG GGATGCCGAGTCCGGCTACCACCGAGTGGTGTCCCGGTACCGCCCCGAGGagccggcggggccggaggTGGCGGCCGGGAGCCTGGTGtttgtgctgagcagaggggcagacggctgggccacggccatccaCGACGGGCAG AAGCTGCACATCCCGAGCTCTCTCCTGGAGCCTGCCTCAAGGATGGATAAATGG AAGATCAGCACTGGGATTCCGCTTCCTCCTGCCCAGGTGCCTCCCAGCCGCCTCCATGCGAAGCAGAAGCCAG ATCCTCCTGGGGGAGAAAATGCCTCTGCTGGTGATGCCAGTGCCCACATGGACTCCGAG GTGCCCCCGAGGCGCGGGGAGGCCTCCCCGGGTGCGGACAGGCCGGCGGTGCTGCGGGCGCGCTGCGAGTGCTCGCTGGTGCTGCGGGCGGGCGAGCCCCCGGCCCTGCCGGCGCTGCGGGCCCTGCTGCGGGACCGGCTCGCTCAGCTGGCACAGCGGGGCACGCTCAG CTACAGGCTCCCGgatggcacagagctggggacagtgtCAGGACAGGAGGACCTGGGGAAGGTGTGGCAGCAGCTGACGGACGGCAGGCTGACGCTCTGCTGCCAG GACTCGGACTCCCACTCAGGCAGACCTGTTCTCTACCGGATGCTGGCTCAGCACTCTTACCTGGCACAGGGACCGGGGGACCTGGAGTTCAGCAAGGGAGATGTGCTGGATATCCTCTCTGAAG TGAACGAGGACTGGCTGGAAGGACGCTGCAATGGCAAGACTGGCATCTTCCCCAAATGCTTTGCTACCCAGGCCAGCTGTGGCTTCCTATAG
- the NOXA1 gene encoding NADPH oxidase activator 1 isoform X2 produces the protein MAYRELVRRWHEAVRAADRGHWDAALDTFGGIAEPPARICFNMGCVQLLAGRPEAALRAFNETIAKDNSLAVGYFQRGFVHLQLEMYEEALSDYHMAFSHLRQNPFIDYKQLGLRHILYAWEVLYSTAAVQCHLQQWQEARVTLEKAVVWRPERRTAILELALERVQDHLFLEPMLVPLGELFRPRKKEVEQLDSKDFLGKPKVISSIIPNDEYIGFEPLRPQKQGFYEPSPDALRDAESGYHRVVSRYRPEEPAGPEVAAGSLVFVLSRGADGWATAIHDGQKLHIPSSLLEPASRMDKWISTGIPLPPAQVPPSRLHAKQKPDPPGGENASAGDASAHMDSEVPPRRGEASPGADRPAVLRARCECSLVLRAGEPPALPALRALLRDRLAQLAQRGTLSYRLPDGTELGTVSGQEDLGKVWQQLTDGRLTLCCQDSDSHSGRPVLYRMLAQHSYLAQGPGDLEFSKGDVLDILSEVNEDWLEGRCNGKTGIFPKCFATQASCGFL, from the exons atGGCGTACCGGGAGCTGGTGCGGCGCTGGCACGAGGCCGTGCGGGCCGCGGACCGCGGGCACTGGGACGCTGCCCTGGACACCTTCGGCGGCATTGCCGAGCCTCCGGCCAGGATCTGCTTCAACATGGGCTGCGTGCAGCTGCTGGCCGGGAGGCCCGAGGCGGCCCTGAGG GCATTCAATGAAACCATTGCGAAGGACAACTCCCTGGCTGTGGGCTACTTCCAGAGAGGGTTTGTCCACCTGCAGCTGGAAAT GTATGAAGAAGCTCTCTCTGACTATCACATGGCCTTCAGTCACCTCAGACAAAATCCCTTCATCGATTACaagcagctggggctgaggcACATCCTCTATGCCTGGGAG GTGCTGtacagcactgcagcagtgcagtgCCACCTGCAGCAGTGGCAAGAGGCCAGAGTCACCCTAGAGAAGGCTGTTGTGTGGAGACCTGAAAGAAGAACAGCAATCCTGGAGCTGGCCCTTGAGCGGGTGCAG GACCACCTGTTTTTAGAGCCCATGCTGGTTCCTCTCGGGGAGCTTTTCAGACCACGAAAGAAGGAAGTTGAGCAGCTGGATTCAAAAGACTTCCTGGGTAAACCCAAG GTGATCTCATCCATCATTCCCAACGATGAGTACATTGGCTTCGAGCCTCTCAGGCCTCAG AAACAGGGCTTTTATGAACCCAGTCCCGATGCTCTGCG GGATGCCGAGTCCGGCTACCACCGAGTGGTGTCCCGGTACCGCCCCGAGGagccggcggggccggaggTGGCGGCCGGGAGCCTGGTGtttgtgctgagcagaggggcagacggctgggccacggccatccaCGACGGGCAG AAGCTGCACATCCCGAGCTCTCTCCTGGAGCCTGCCTCAAGGATGGATAAATGG ATCAGCACTGGGATTCCGCTTCCTCCTGCCCAGGTGCCTCCCAGCCGCCTCCATGCGAAGCAGAAGCCAG ATCCTCCTGGGGGAGAAAATGCCTCTGCTGGTGATGCCAGTGCCCACATGGACTCCGAG GTGCCCCCGAGGCGCGGGGAGGCCTCCCCGGGTGCGGACAGGCCGGCGGTGCTGCGGGCGCGCTGCGAGTGCTCGCTGGTGCTGCGGGCGGGCGAGCCCCCGGCCCTGCCGGCGCTGCGGGCCCTGCTGCGGGACCGGCTCGCTCAGCTGGCACAGCGGGGCACGCTCAG CTACAGGCTCCCGgatggcacagagctggggacagtgtCAGGACAGGAGGACCTGGGGAAGGTGTGGCAGCAGCTGACGGACGGCAGGCTGACGCTCTGCTGCCAG GACTCGGACTCCCACTCAGGCAGACCTGTTCTCTACCGGATGCTGGCTCAGCACTCTTACCTGGCACAGGGACCGGGGGACCTGGAGTTCAGCAAGGGAGATGTGCTGGATATCCTCTCTGAAG TGAACGAGGACTGGCTGGAAGGACGCTGCAATGGCAAGACTGGCATCTTCCCCAAATGCTTTGCTACCCAGGCCAGCTGTGGCTTCCTATAG
- the NOXA1 gene encoding NADPH oxidase activator 1 isoform X1 — translation MAYRELVRRWHEAVRAADRGHWDAALDTFGGIAEPPARICFNMGCVQLLAGRPEAALRAFNETIAKDNSLAVGYFQRGFVHLQLEMYEEALSDYHMAFSHLRQNPFIDYKQLGLRHILYAWEVLYSTAAVQCHLQQWQEARVTLEKAVVWRPERRTAILELALERVQDHLFLEPMLVPLGELFRPRKKEVEQLDSKDFLGKPKVISSIIPNDEYIGFEPLRPQKQGFYEPSPDALRDAESGYHRVVSRYRPEEPAGPEVAAGSLVFVLSRGADGWATAIHDGQKLHIPSSLLEPASRMDKWKISTGIPLPPAQVPPSRLHAKQKPDPPGGENASAGDASAHMDSEVPPRRGEASPGADRPAVLRARCECSLVLRAGEPPALPALRALLRDRLAQLAQRGTLSYRLPDGTELGTVSGQEDLGKVWQQLTDGRLTLCCQDSDSHSGRPVLYRMLAQHSYLAQGPGDLEFSKGDVLDILSEVNEDWLEGRCNGKTGIFPKCFATQASCGFL, via the exons atGGCGTACCGGGAGCTGGTGCGGCGCTGGCACGAGGCCGTGCGGGCCGCGGACCGCGGGCACTGGGACGCTGCCCTGGACACCTTCGGCGGCATTGCCGAGCCTCCGGCCAGGATCTGCTTCAACATGGGCTGCGTGCAGCTGCTGGCCGGGAGGCCCGAGGCGGCCCTGAGG GCATTCAATGAAACCATTGCGAAGGACAACTCCCTGGCTGTGGGCTACTTCCAGAGAGGGTTTGTCCACCTGCAGCTGGAAAT GTATGAAGAAGCTCTCTCTGACTATCACATGGCCTTCAGTCACCTCAGACAAAATCCCTTCATCGATTACaagcagctggggctgaggcACATCCTCTATGCCTGGGAG GTGCTGtacagcactgcagcagtgcagtgCCACCTGCAGCAGTGGCAAGAGGCCAGAGTCACCCTAGAGAAGGCTGTTGTGTGGAGACCTGAAAGAAGAACAGCAATCCTGGAGCTGGCCCTTGAGCGGGTGCAG GACCACCTGTTTTTAGAGCCCATGCTGGTTCCTCTCGGGGAGCTTTTCAGACCACGAAAGAAGGAAGTTGAGCAGCTGGATTCAAAAGACTTCCTGGGTAAACCCAAG GTGATCTCATCCATCATTCCCAACGATGAGTACATTGGCTTCGAGCCTCTCAGGCCTCAG AAACAGGGCTTTTATGAACCCAGTCCCGATGCTCTGCG GGATGCCGAGTCCGGCTACCACCGAGTGGTGTCCCGGTACCGCCCCGAGGagccggcggggccggaggTGGCGGCCGGGAGCCTGGTGtttgtgctgagcagaggggcagacggctgggccacggccatccaCGACGGGCAG AAGCTGCACATCCCGAGCTCTCTCCTGGAGCCTGCCTCAAGGATGGATAAATGG AAGATCAGCACTGGGATTCCGCTTCCTCCTGCCCAGGTGCCTCCCAGCCGCCTCCATGCGAAGCAGAAGCCAG ATCCTCCTGGGGGAGAAAATGCCTCTGCTGGTGATGCCAGTGCCCACATGGACTCCGAG GTGCCCCCGAGGCGCGGGGAGGCCTCCCCGGGTGCGGACAGGCCGGCGGTGCTGCGGGCGCGCTGCGAGTGCTCGCTGGTGCTGCGGGCGGGCGAGCCCCCGGCCCTGCCGGCGCTGCGGGCCCTGCTGCGGGACCGGCTCGCTCAGCTGGCACAGCGGGGCACGCTCAG CTACAGGCTCCCGgatggcacagagctggggacagtgtCAGGACAGGAGGACCTGGGGAAGGTGTGGCAGCAGCTGACGGACGGCAGGCTGACGCTCTGCTGCCAG GACTCGGACTCCCACTCAGGCAGACCTGTTCTCTACCGGATGCTGGCTCAGCACTCTTACCTGGCACAGGGACCGGGGGACCTGGAGTTCAGCAAGGGAGATGTGCTGGATATCCTCTCTGAAG TGAACGAGGACTGGCTGGAAGGACGCTGCAATGGCAAGACTGGCATCTTCCCCAAATGCTTTGCTACCCAGGCCAGCTGTGGCTTCCTATAG
- the NOXA1 gene encoding NADPH oxidase activator 1 isoform X3, translating into MAYRELVRRWHEAVRAADRGHWDAALDTFGGIAEPPARICFNMGCVQLLAGRPEAALRAFNETIAKDNSLAVGYFQRGFVHLQLEMYEEALSDYHMAFSHLRQNPFIDYKQLGLRHILYAWEVLYSTAAVQCHLQQWQEARVTLEKAVVWRPERRTAILELALERVQDHLFLEPMLVPLGELFRPRKKEVEQLDSKDFLGKPKVISSIIPNDEYIGFEPLRPQKQGFYEPSPDALRDAESGYHRVVSRYRPEEPAGPEVAAGSLVFVLSRGADGWATAIHDGQKLHIPSSLLEPASRMDKWKISTGIPLPPAQVPPSRLHAKQKPGAPEARGGLPGCGQAGGAAGALRVLAGAAGGRAPGPAGAAGPAAGPARSAGTAGHAQLQAPGWHRAGDSVRTGGPGEGVAAADGRQADALLPGLGLPLRQTCSLPDAGSALLPGTGTGGPGVQQGRCAGYPL; encoded by the exons atGGCGTACCGGGAGCTGGTGCGGCGCTGGCACGAGGCCGTGCGGGCCGCGGACCGCGGGCACTGGGACGCTGCCCTGGACACCTTCGGCGGCATTGCCGAGCCTCCGGCCAGGATCTGCTTCAACATGGGCTGCGTGCAGCTGCTGGCCGGGAGGCCCGAGGCGGCCCTGAGG GCATTCAATGAAACCATTGCGAAGGACAACTCCCTGGCTGTGGGCTACTTCCAGAGAGGGTTTGTCCACCTGCAGCTGGAAAT GTATGAAGAAGCTCTCTCTGACTATCACATGGCCTTCAGTCACCTCAGACAAAATCCCTTCATCGATTACaagcagctggggctgaggcACATCCTCTATGCCTGGGAG GTGCTGtacagcactgcagcagtgcagtgCCACCTGCAGCAGTGGCAAGAGGCCAGAGTCACCCTAGAGAAGGCTGTTGTGTGGAGACCTGAAAGAAGAACAGCAATCCTGGAGCTGGCCCTTGAGCGGGTGCAG GACCACCTGTTTTTAGAGCCCATGCTGGTTCCTCTCGGGGAGCTTTTCAGACCACGAAAGAAGGAAGTTGAGCAGCTGGATTCAAAAGACTTCCTGGGTAAACCCAAG GTGATCTCATCCATCATTCCCAACGATGAGTACATTGGCTTCGAGCCTCTCAGGCCTCAG AAACAGGGCTTTTATGAACCCAGTCCCGATGCTCTGCG GGATGCCGAGTCCGGCTACCACCGAGTGGTGTCCCGGTACCGCCCCGAGGagccggcggggccggaggTGGCGGCCGGGAGCCTGGTGtttgtgctgagcagaggggcagacggctgggccacggccatccaCGACGGGCAG AAGCTGCACATCCCGAGCTCTCTCCTGGAGCCTGCCTCAAGGATGGATAAATGG AAGATCAGCACTGGGATTCCGCTTCCTCCTGCCCAGGTGCCTCCCAGCCGCCTCCATGCGAAGCAGAAGCCAG GTGCCCCCGAGGCGCGGGGAGGCCTCCCCGGGTGCGGACAGGCCGGCGGTGCTGCGGGCGCGCTGCGAGTGCTCGCTGGTGCTGCGGGCGGGCGAGCCCCCGGCCCTGCCGGCGCTGCGGGCCCTGCTGCGGGACCGGCTCGCTCAGCTGGCACAGCGGGGCACGCTCAG CTACAGGCTCCCGgatggcacagagctggggacagtgtCAGGACAGGAGGACCTGGGGAAGGTGTGGCAGCAGCTGACGGACGGCAGGCTGACGCTCTGCTGCCAG GACTCGGACTCCCACTCAGGCAGACCTGTTCTCTACCGGATGCTGGCTCAGCACTCTTACCTGGCACAGGGACCGGGGGACCTGGAGTTCAGCAAGGGAGATGTGCTGGATATCCTCTCTGA
- the NOXA1 gene encoding NADPH oxidase activator 1 isoform X5: MAYRELVRRWHEAVRAADRGHWDAALDTFGGIAEPPARICFNMGCVQLLAGRPEAALRAFNETIAKDNSLAVGYFQRGFVHLQLEMYEEALSDYHMAFSHLRQNPFIDYKQLGLRHILYAWEVLYSTAAVQCHLQQWQEARVTLEKAVVWRPERRTAILELALERVQDHLFLEPMLVPLGELFRPRKKEVEQLDSKDFLGKPKVISSIIPNDEYIGFEPLRPQKQGFYEPSPDALRDAESGYHRVVSRYRPEEPAGPEVAAGSLVFVLSRGADGWATAIHDGQKLHIPSSLLEPASRMDKWKISTGIPLPPAQVPPSRLHAKQKPDPPGGENASAGDASAHMDSELQAPGWHRAGDSVRTGGPGEGVAAADGRQADALLPGLGLPLRQTCSLPDAGSALLPGTGTGGPGVQQGRCAGYPL; encoded by the exons atGGCGTACCGGGAGCTGGTGCGGCGCTGGCACGAGGCCGTGCGGGCCGCGGACCGCGGGCACTGGGACGCTGCCCTGGACACCTTCGGCGGCATTGCCGAGCCTCCGGCCAGGATCTGCTTCAACATGGGCTGCGTGCAGCTGCTGGCCGGGAGGCCCGAGGCGGCCCTGAGG GCATTCAATGAAACCATTGCGAAGGACAACTCCCTGGCTGTGGGCTACTTCCAGAGAGGGTTTGTCCACCTGCAGCTGGAAAT GTATGAAGAAGCTCTCTCTGACTATCACATGGCCTTCAGTCACCTCAGACAAAATCCCTTCATCGATTACaagcagctggggctgaggcACATCCTCTATGCCTGGGAG GTGCTGtacagcactgcagcagtgcagtgCCACCTGCAGCAGTGGCAAGAGGCCAGAGTCACCCTAGAGAAGGCTGTTGTGTGGAGACCTGAAAGAAGAACAGCAATCCTGGAGCTGGCCCTTGAGCGGGTGCAG GACCACCTGTTTTTAGAGCCCATGCTGGTTCCTCTCGGGGAGCTTTTCAGACCACGAAAGAAGGAAGTTGAGCAGCTGGATTCAAAAGACTTCCTGGGTAAACCCAAG GTGATCTCATCCATCATTCCCAACGATGAGTACATTGGCTTCGAGCCTCTCAGGCCTCAG AAACAGGGCTTTTATGAACCCAGTCCCGATGCTCTGCG GGATGCCGAGTCCGGCTACCACCGAGTGGTGTCCCGGTACCGCCCCGAGGagccggcggggccggaggTGGCGGCCGGGAGCCTGGTGtttgtgctgagcagaggggcagacggctgggccacggccatccaCGACGGGCAG AAGCTGCACATCCCGAGCTCTCTCCTGGAGCCTGCCTCAAGGATGGATAAATGG AAGATCAGCACTGGGATTCCGCTTCCTCCTGCCCAGGTGCCTCCCAGCCGCCTCCATGCGAAGCAGAAGCCAG ATCCTCCTGGGGGAGAAAATGCCTCTGCTGGTGATGCCAGTGCCCACATGGACTCCGAG CTACAGGCTCCCGgatggcacagagctggggacagtgtCAGGACAGGAGGACCTGGGGAAGGTGTGGCAGCAGCTGACGGACGGCAGGCTGACGCTCTGCTGCCAG GACTCGGACTCCCACTCAGGCAGACCTGTTCTCTACCGGATGCTGGCTCAGCACTCTTACCTGGCACAGGGACCGGGGGACCTGGAGTTCAGCAAGGGAGATGTGCTGGATATCCTCTCTGA